The Odocoileus virginianus isolate 20LAN1187 ecotype Illinois chromosome 27, Ovbor_1.2, whole genome shotgun sequence genome has a window encoding:
- the PPARD gene encoding peroxisome proliferator-activated receptor delta encodes MEQPPEEAPEARPEEEKEEAAKAEGAPELNGGPEHSLPSSSYTDLSQSCSPLSLLDQLQMGCDGDSCGSLNMECRVCGDKASGFHYGVHACEGCKGFFRRTIRMKLEYEKCERICKIQKKNRNKCQYCRFQKCLALGMSHNAIRFGRMPEAEKRKLVAGLRANEGSQHNPQVADLRAFSKHIYSAYLKNFNMTKKKARGILTGKASHTAPFVIHDIETLWQAEKGLVWKQLVNSLPPYKEISVHVFYRCQCTTVETVRELTEFAKSIPSFGDLFLNDQVTLLKYGVHEAIFAMLASIINKDGLLVANGTGFVTREFLRSLRKPFGDIIEPKFEFAVKFNALELDDSDLALFIAAIILCGDRPGLMNVSQVEAIQDTILRALEFHLQANHPDSQYLFPKLLQKMADLRQLVTEHAQLMQRIKKTETETSLHPLLQEIYKDMY; translated from the exons ACCTCTCCCAGAGCTGCTCTCCACTCTCACTGCTGGACCAACTGCAGATGGGCTGTGACGGGGACTCGTGTGGCAGCCTCAACATGGAGTGTCGGGTGTGCGGGGACAAGGCGTCGGGCTTCCACTACGGTGTTCACGCGTGTGAAGGATGCAAG GGCTTCTTCCGTCGGACGATCCGCATGAAGCTGGAATACGAGAAATGTGAGCGAATCTGCAAAATCCAGAAGAAGAACCGCAACAAGTGCCAGTACTGCCGCTTCCAGAAGTGCCTGGCCCTGGGCATGTCACACAATG CCATCCGTTTCGGCCGGATGCCAGAGGCTGAGAAGAGGAAGCTGGTGGCGGGGCTGAGAGCCAACGAGGGGAGTCAGCACAACCCCCAGGTGGCCGACCTGAGGGCCTTCTCTAAGCACATCTACAGCGCCTACCTGAAGAACTTCAACATGACCAAAAAGAAGGCCCGTGGCATCCTCACTGGCAAGGCCAGCCACACGGCG CCCTTTGTGATCCACGACATCGAGACGCTGTGGCAGGCGGAGAAGGGCCTGGTCTGGAAGCAGCTGGTGAACAGTCTGCCCCCCTACAAGGAGATCAGCGTGCACGTCTTCTACCGCTGCCAGTGCACCACGGTGGAGACTGTGCGTGAGCTCACCGAGTTCGCCAAGAGCATCCCCAGCTTCGGCGACCTCTTCCTCAACGACCAGGTGACCCTGCTGAAGTACGGCGTGCATGAGGCCATCTTTGCCATGCTGGCCTCCATCATCAACAAGGACGGGCTGCTGGTGGCCAACGGTACCGGCTTCGTCACCCGGGAGTTCCTGCGCAGCCTCCGAAAGCCTTTCGGTGACATCATTGAGCCCAAGTTCGAGTTTGCCGTCAAGTTCAACGCCTTGGAACTTGACGACAGTGACCTGGCCCTCTTCATCGCGGCCATCATTCTGTGTGGAG ACCGGCCAGGCCTCATGAACGTGTCTCAGGTGGAGGCCATCCAGGACACCATCCTGCGAGCCCTCGAGTTCCACCTGCAGGCCAACCACCCCGACTCCCAGTACCTCTTCCCCAAACTGCTGCAGAAGATGGCTGACCTGCGGCAGCTGGTCACCGAGCACGCCCAGCTGATGCAGCGCATCAAGAAGACCGAGACCGAGACCTCGCTGCAccccctgctccaggagatctacAAGGACATGTACTGA